One Thalassotalea sediminis DNA segment encodes these proteins:
- a CDS encoding AAA family ATPase, with protein sequence MSLQIDAQYHKHPVSQFNGNPLTEALPLPLSVTELLRRTTKTMECDADFWSLDQLYQRAILQSMGCTHVPSDKFVTFYQKCWSLLLHSYATRNPLEPTSMALKMGLAEAYHSKPDSSIKRGIATHKTTASSVLVTGYSGAGKTTMIRSALGVIPQVIRHTEFDGKPYNQNQIVWLSLDMPSTPSLKALALNFFKAVDNATGTTDYFEQWDARNRESVDRHLAGMQLVAATHEIGLVHIDELQFLLAYGNSDKAPTLTILEAMFNKIGIPMIISCTDSGLQLFSKRVLVDGKSQPEITTLRRLVNDREFRLTTYSKNGDMFSDTLHALYPDWSLLHCSELSTEFVAKFYEYTSGLPAFMTRLAQVHQEYLVFLYNEGKLEPGTSTNTVQYLETVFLNQFQLYKTALMHLKSKDIREYENAIEEVQKTENTESALPESSKGFKAPPKKSTPRSSPKAPLLTPVLGANISSDASIGYFKTGLKD encoded by the coding sequence ATGAGTTTACAAATCGATGCACAGTACCACAAACACCCAGTATCGCAGTTTAATGGCAATCCGCTTACAGAGGCTTTACCTTTACCTCTTAGCGTAACAGAGTTGCTTCGTCGTACGACTAAGACGATGGAATGTGACGCTGATTTTTGGTCGTTAGACCAACTCTATCAACGTGCAATCTTGCAGAGCATGGGATGCACCCACGTTCCGTCGGATAAGTTTGTCACGTTTTACCAAAAATGTTGGTCGCTTTTGCTGCATTCTTATGCCACTAGAAATCCTCTAGAGCCGACATCCATGGCACTAAAAATGGGGCTTGCAGAGGCTTACCACTCGAAACCCGACAGTTCCATAAAGCGCGGCATTGCTACTCATAAAACCACGGCATCTAGCGTCTTGGTTACTGGGTACAGTGGAGCTGGAAAAACTACAATGATCCGCAGTGCATTAGGAGTTATTCCACAAGTGATTCGTCACACTGAGTTTGATGGGAAACCTTACAACCAAAATCAAATTGTATGGTTGTCTTTGGATATGCCCTCAACGCCTTCGTTAAAAGCCCTGGCGCTCAATTTCTTCAAGGCTGTTGATAATGCCACTGGTACTACGGATTACTTTGAGCAGTGGGACGCTCGTAATCGTGAATCCGTTGATCGGCATTTAGCTGGAATGCAGTTGGTTGCTGCCACCCATGAGATTGGTTTAGTACATATTGATGAGCTTCAGTTCTTGTTGGCCTACGGCAACTCAGACAAAGCCCCAACCCTTACAATCCTTGAAGCCATGTTCAACAAAATTGGCATTCCGATGATTATCAGCTGCACTGATTCAGGGTTGCAGCTATTTTCGAAACGTGTTCTTGTCGATGGCAAATCACAACCTGAAATCACTACGCTACGCCGATTAGTCAATGATAGAGAGTTTCGGTTAACGACCTACTCGAAGAATGGGGATATGTTCTCTGATACGTTACATGCGCTTTATCCCGATTGGTCCCTCCTACATTGCAGCGAATTATCAACCGAGTTCGTTGCTAAGTTCTATGAGTACACCAGCGGGCTCCCGGCATTTATGACTCGCTTGGCACAAGTACATCAGGAGTATCTGGTGTTTCTATACAATGAAGGCAAACTTGAACCTGGCACATCGACAAATACAGTTCAATACTTGGAAACAGTATTCTTAAACCAGTTTCAGCTTTATAAGACGGCGCTGATGCATCTTAAAAGTAAAGATATACGTGAATATGAAAATGCCATTGAGGAAGTGCAAAAAACGGAAAATACAGAGTCTGCATTGCCAGAGAGCTCGAAAGGTTTTAAAGCGCCGCCCAAAAAGTCGACACCACGGTCGAGTCCCAAAGCGCCATTGCTTACCCCTGTGCTGGGAGCAAACATATCTTCTGATGCGAGTATAGGTTACTTTAAAACGGGGCTTAAAGACTAG
- a CDS encoding TniQ family protein, with product MATMHFFLPLLPDEHYFSRIARMAVLTPTKSVADFFRSWFSVNQSVNPLKDYQAVCNGLITHSKATMCEDLLCRHTSAGFYSHFLDVERRRELIKGKAKCDRKKLFIPGLTKVQNANCWRACPQCIEEDIESFGTPYWHVSHQLPTAKVCTKHVFKTLIAGCNGCGWENIDLRKNPLPVTICPKCNHDMQESSPTATEANVAIQSMGQELHLNSCSLQRPMNQRQMLRSVEHAFGRAIRTRNQEYWETKTQVENEFRLWTLESQIGSYFDIKSQAELNTMLCLDSIINSPSKVTPMAHIIWLVFFNQIGQPNHVGLSLVS from the coding sequence ATGGCGACGATGCATTTTTTCTTACCACTGCTACCTGATGAGCACTACTTTTCGCGCATTGCTCGCATGGCAGTTCTTACACCCACTAAATCTGTGGCCGACTTCTTTAGATCTTGGTTTAGTGTGAATCAGTCGGTTAACCCTCTTAAGGATTATCAAGCCGTATGCAACGGCTTGATAACACATTCCAAAGCGACTATGTGTGAAGACTTGCTTTGTCGGCATACGAGTGCTGGTTTCTATAGTCATTTTCTTGATGTAGAGCGTCGTAGAGAGCTGATCAAAGGGAAAGCAAAGTGTGATCGTAAGAAGCTTTTCATTCCTGGATTAACCAAAGTGCAAAATGCAAATTGTTGGCGAGCGTGCCCGCAATGCATAGAGGAAGATATTGAAAGTTTTGGAACACCGTATTGGCATGTCAGTCATCAATTACCGACAGCTAAAGTTTGCACTAAACATGTGTTTAAAACGCTGATTGCAGGTTGCAACGGTTGCGGTTGGGAAAATATTGATTTAAGGAAAAATCCTTTGCCTGTGACCATATGTCCGAAATGTAATCATGATATGCAGGAGAGTTCACCAACCGCTACGGAAGCGAACGTTGCAATTCAAAGTATGGGACAAGAGCTCCATTTGAATTCATGCTCACTTCAGCGCCCAATGAATCAGCGGCAAATGCTTCGCTCAGTTGAGCATGCTTTTGGCCGCGCGATTCGAACCCGGAATCAAGAATATTGGGAAACTAAAACACAGGTAGAGAATGAATTCAGGCTTTGGACCTTGGAGAGCCAAATTGGTAGCTACTTCGATATCAAATCGCAAGCTGAACTAAATACAATGCTTTGCCTAGATTCGATAATTAATAGTCCATCAAAGGTAACTCCAATGGCTCACATTATTTGGCTAGTGTTTTTCAATCAAATTGGTCAACCCAATCATGTCGGGCTATCACTCGTCTCTTGA
- a CDS encoding TnsD family Tn7-like transposition protein, whose amino-acid sequence MSGYHSSLEADEIPYSWLVVYCQLSGLPSTRLMLERSQLAHCQLASQLPGYIPFISKTIGVTESKLINEHTTLPLFRCFLHEKTYFSVFNNLAEGNGSNLHSRMSLIANRVSSGTVLRACPECIKDDLENIGRAWWHLQHQLPGCSVCLKHCEPLIEVEVRRRELIQPTQLVTQHPLNLSEIDIQLSGLIDDAWHRNQPVIQYSDILNRYRQRLVEVGFAPHIGAIRQEKLRQALRAYWSESSSPLVQQLLLDNSYPENLFRAQRAQFHPLKHLLLIGMLWKSWQEFGEYNKNESELHESCDANLLNVDSTDAEIVSLLRDGRSLREVSQHFKRSIIYVKKIAVQHNVQVDRRPQRIFGVDRALIIGMLKSGVKTRQIAHNVDCSVGAIEQILSQHPDIVECRQQMRFKAKCLEHQNCILSALSEHPDFHRGEIQRECRASYTWLFKHNQQWLYEHVPPAIPRQFRYQGGKNNQKSEH is encoded by the coding sequence ATGTCGGGCTATCACTCGTCTCTTGAGGCAGACGAAATACCTTACAGTTGGTTAGTCGTATACTGCCAACTGTCAGGGCTTCCTTCTACAAGACTAATGCTTGAGCGAAGCCAATTGGCGCATTGTCAATTAGCTTCTCAACTCCCAGGGTATATCCCTTTCATCAGCAAAACTATAGGGGTAACAGAGAGTAAGCTCATTAACGAGCATACTACGCTTCCCCTTTTTCGATGTTTTTTACACGAAAAGACGTATTTTTCGGTGTTTAATAATCTCGCTGAAGGCAACGGTAGCAATCTTCATTCACGTATGTCGCTTATAGCCAATAGAGTTAGCTCCGGTACTGTTTTAAGGGCTTGTCCTGAATGTATTAAAGATGACTTAGAAAACATTGGTCGAGCATGGTGGCATTTACAACATCAACTTCCTGGCTGTTCAGTTTGCTTGAAGCATTGTGAACCATTGATAGAAGTAGAGGTACGACGTAGAGAGCTAATTCAGCCAACTCAGTTAGTAACTCAGCATCCATTAAACTTGAGTGAAATAGACATTCAACTAAGTGGTCTGATTGATGATGCATGGCACCGTAATCAGCCTGTAATTCAATATAGCGATATATTGAATCGATACCGACAGCGGCTTGTGGAAGTCGGTTTTGCACCTCACATAGGAGCCATTCGGCAAGAAAAGCTACGACAAGCACTAAGGGCATATTGGTCGGAGAGTAGCTCCCCATTAGTGCAACAACTGTTACTCGACAATAGCTACCCCGAGAATCTATTCAGAGCCCAAAGGGCACAGTTTCATCCGTTAAAACATTTATTGCTGATTGGAATGCTATGGAAATCTTGGCAGGAGTTCGGCGAATACAACAAAAATGAGTCTGAATTACATGAAAGCTGTGATGCTAATTTGTTGAATGTAGATAGCACCGATGCTGAAATTGTAAGCTTGCTTAGAGATGGACGCTCGCTGAGAGAAGTATCACAGCATTTCAAGCGCAGCATTATATATGTCAAAAAAATCGCGGTACAACACAATGTCCAAGTGGACAGACGACCGCAAAGGATATTTGGTGTAGATAGGGCTTTAATTATTGGAATGCTTAAAAGTGGCGTTAAAACGCGCCAAATCGCCCACAATGTTGATTGTTCTGTCGGGGCAATAGAACAGATACTTTCACAACATCCTGACATTGTGGAATGCCGGCAACAGATGCGTTTCAAGGCAAAATGCTTGGAGCATCAAAATTGTATTCTTAGTGCCTTATCGGAGCACCCAGATTTTCATCGAGGCGAAATTCAGCGTGAATGCAGAGCAAGCTACACCTGGCTCTTTAAGCATAATCAACAGTGGCTATACGAGCACGTTCCTCCGGCTATTCCTAGACAGTTTAGGTATCAAGGTGGGAAGAATAACCAAAAAAGTGAGCATTAA